In Chelonia mydas isolate rCheMyd1 chromosome 7, rCheMyd1.pri.v2, whole genome shotgun sequence, the sequence GTAGCTCAAGATAACCCAGGGGCTCTCACTAAAATTCTTGGCACTAAACTTCACCATAGCTgcagaaatgggggagggaggggaaattgtCTATTTCTGTTATTTGCAAAGCAATATAACCCAAATTCTGCAAACCCATCTGCAACTTTGCTCATGCGATTAGCCCCAGTGAACAATATGGTATTACTTACGTGCATGAAGTTCACCACGTgcattaagtgtttgcaggattggagtacAGCAACTGTGTTTCCCATATAGAATAATTCTGTACATTCTGCAGAAAAGCAGCTACAATACTACAAGCTCTTCACCTTGTCTGAATACTGGCATCTCCCAAAAAAGAGAGCTTTCAGATTTAATTaaattttactattttatttgtgaaaaaaacTACAAGCAGAATTCATAAATAGACATTTCTATTTAAAGCAGGAAAATGATAAAGTGGCTTCTAATAACAGTCGTGCACATGCCAGTAACAGGAATATATTAACATCTTTTATTTGCTAGACAAAGAGCAGTGTCCAATATAAATTTCCCGAAAACATTTAAGACCTGTGAATTTCTGACCAGTTCACAAAACCACCATTGACACTTTAGCATGAAGATCAAAACAAACCTAACAGGACTGTCAGCTCTAAAGACTTTACAGAGCGGAGAAACTTTCAAAAGCGTTATACAAGCTGTCTTTCTGGGCAAATGAAAAATATAGCTCGTATAATACATTAACATAAAAATCCACAAGATAAGATTATGTTTTGACATACTTAAACAAGCATTCTATATTTGTCTCCAACAAACAAAGCTAAGGAAATAATGTAACCATCTTTACACAGTAAATTAAGGTTACAAGTCATACACAAGAACAGAACTGCTTGCGCATTAAAAACTGTTCAGCTCCATTGTCATACTCTAAATGTTGGCTCTTAAAACCATTTTTCGGTTACATACAAGCAAAGGTTATTATATAGTCAGCAATTAATAAATTTTCAATAATTTAAGTTTATTGTAGCTTAAAAAAGTAGACTGAGAATGATCTTAATAAGGCAGGTGAAAATATCTCAGTGGAAAtaaactcacagaagctactgcCAAATTTTAAATCTGTCCAATCTGAAATGACCAAAGTgttttgattaaaataaatagtctgtgttaaaattattttactttttcttctgcaTGACTATGTCAAACTGAGCAAGTCAGGCAagctgtgtttgtgtgtaaaAGTTTAAACTTGCAAACATAACACTGTGCTTTTCTTACCTGCTTTCTGTGCCACTGAATACCAAGCATTTCTGGTCTTTCCTTTACACTagtgtctaattttttttaaacatgctccCTAATGATAGCAGGGTAAACTGAAAATGCAGAAAGTGAAGGGAATTCCATTTCCAGATACATGCCTTAGGGGTGTTATCAATTTCAGAAATTAAGTGTAAAAGTAAACACTATCCTTCAAATCCACAACACAACAGTTAAAAATGTGGCCCGGTTAGGTTCATATGCTTAGCTAGCAATTTCTACTAAATGCAGAGTTTCAGTTCTCTTGTACCAAAGCAATTTTCCACTCCATCCTTACAAGCAGCTAATTTATCAAGGAGGCACACCCAAAATAAACCACCACCAAAGAAGATTTCAATGACTGAATCAGTAGCCTCTGAGTAGCTCGTTACTGTGTGTTAAAGCTTTTTCAAATAATCTATGGGTCCATTCATTTAACATGAAGTAATTTTCTGGTACATACAATGCTTTCTTGCACAAAGTACGACAGCCAACAAAGCGCACAAGCACGTGCATAACCTTAAGCATCAgtgtggccccactgaagtcagtgggactagaCTCctgcttacatgctttgctggcTTAGGCCAAATGCATTTAAGCTGACTGATTATGGTTCATTTATAAAGCAGTGCAAAATATACAAGTTCAGGGGCATCTTCagaaaatctctctttaaaaaaattattccaaTACAtctcagtaaaataaataaatatggctgACCAGTTTACCCTCCCTGAGACCCTTAAAGGAACAGTAAAACTTGAAAAGGAATGTCTTTGCAATGTTCCACTGATGTTAAAATGTGGATTGAGAAATTCATAGTATTAAAACTATGTATAACATATTGATGCTCATAGGTAGCATCTGATTTCCTTTGGTTTTtcaataaatactttaaaaatgcggttttaaaaaggtaaatatagCTTATATCCCACATATAAAACAGAATTAAAAGGGGGTGCCCATGTTAACGTGTTCAGAATAAAACTGCAGCTGTAAAGACACTGCTTTGTACCGTACACATGCAAGCAGAGCTGGTAACGAATTAAGCACAGAATAATTTTATCATCATTTTGAAAGGAACCTACATGTCTGCTACTCAAAACCAAGCTGATttcaaaatagaattttattcagttGCCTCCACAGACAGAAATTATTTTTACCAAGCAACTAATTCACAATGTAAGAAGCTGGCACCAAGTTCCCGAGAAGTGGCCCTCTTTCCAAGTAGAACACCCAAAAGCTATCCTGTTGATGTTGAATAAAGTTACAGACTCTGTGCCTGAAATTACTGCAAAGCACTCTGGGCCACATAATTAAGGATAAAAAGACAAATAGAACTTGAATCTTAAAAAAACGTTTGTTTCACCTCTTCAGATTACTATTTTAGCAGGATAATGCACAGAAGGTAAACTGTAAAGCAATGCTAACAGACCAGGAATGAAGTTTATAGTCTGAAAAGATACAGAGCAAGAATGAAAGAGACACGGACCATCAACGTGAGCAGCACTTGTTGCTGACCTGCCAGCATGAAAGATTTTTCTCAACTGTAGCTCCCACAGCAGAATATCTAGAAGTGTCCAAACATTAACAAGCCTATATATGTCATCATTGGATGATATGCTGTTCAGAAATTGCTCTTGGAATACAAACCCAACTCAATTAAACCCCAAAATACTCCCCACAACAGAATGGAAAGAGACAGAAATGAAAAGGTTTGACCAAGAAAGAACCAAACCACATCAGATGTGAACATGTAATGGTTTGGTTCATCAGCTCCAAAAAGCTTCCAGCCTTAGGGTTCTCTTCTGCCTTGAATTCTAAAGCAAACAGCCACTCCACAGAGATTTAATGTCACCTCAGTCATTGATGCAGGTCTGGAAAATGGATGGAATTAATCAAAATTACAGAATACCACATTTTTGTGTGATTGGCTATGAAAGAAATAACCATGTCAACAAGTAAACAAAATATACATTAATGCATGGCATTCTGAAACCAGCTTAGTTACTTTTGAATAAGCACGCTCCAATTGGACACGGACTTGTGATTTGTCATTCTGAGTTATTCTATTGGGAATGCAGGCTATCTGGAGGAGTCTTCCCATTATAGATCACAATGTATAATAAAAACTATTTGTCCAGTACTGTTTAGCCAAAAGTTGGAGGGGGGACGGGGGAGacgggaagagagagaaaatcaggTCTCATCTGGGTTTAAACCTTCTGGAATATACTTTTCATATAAGCCTGGTTCCATTTCAGTATCAGCACTTTCacaaaaggggactgtcccagaTCTTTAactgttcaatatttttgtttcacttcACAGTGTTTCAAGCACCAGCGTTTCCATGTATTGGTTTCAAATAAccctttatatatatttatttatatatatatttatatataatttatatcaaAACTGATAGTACACAGTATaattggaagaaagaaagaactgaaCTTAAAGGATATGCTGAAGGAGGATGGAGTTTGTGAATGCAATAAATAaagtccccttcccctccccccacacactccaaaaaaccaaaaaaagttgTAATGTTCATGGAAAATTGTGCACAGCAGATATTATAAAAAAGTAGATTCAGGAGCACATCCAATTATAAATGATTGTTAGGAAAATTATATAAAACAATGGAATACATAAAAGTGTCAAGAGTAATTGTCAGGGTGCGAAATTCCTTGGTGGCCAGATGCCCATGACAAGCAGAAATTATCCTGGCTGCATCAGTAAGAGAGTGATGTCCAAGAAAGTGTGTGTTCAAGCACAGAAGAGGCTCTCCAGGACTGAAGCCCCATGGGCAGGTGGAGTGTTTGAATTTCATACCCTGATTCATAGTTTTCCACAACTCCATGTGCAATTTTCAGAAAGATTCATCGTTAACTGCTGACATGTCGCCCTTCGGCGTGGAGGAACGGGACGAGCCTTTGTCTGTGCTCTCAGAGCCGGAGCTGCTCTGATTCTGCTGTTCTGATCCTGCACTGGAGGTCACTGTAGATGAAGATGTGGAAGAGGAGCGAGTCTTTTCTTTAAAGTCTGTGATAATTACTGTGACGTTCCCCACTGTGACTGCCAGCTGCTGTGCAGTACTTCGGTCCACATTTTTCAGTCTGGGCCTAAAGAACAGgtgaggaaaaaaagggaaaaagtttATTAGGAACCATATTTCAGAAACAAACTTTCTACTAAGTGATATGTTCTGAGCTCTCTTGGACAGATCAGATTAGTTTGGAAGTGAGCTCTGGTACCAGCCCTATGGGACAAAAGATGAAAGAATTCTGTTATCTGAATACTCCATCTTGTCACATCACGTGCCCTGATGTTCTGAGACAAGGCTGTAACTTTGCAATACAAAACCACATGAAAGCATTTGAACATGGACGTTCATTCCCATGTGGGGAACACTGTAGCTGCAAATAACTCAGGCACTGGGACAACTTGGCTTCTCCTTCTCAACTTTGAGTTTATACAAATCAGAGGCCCAATCAATCCAAGTATAAAATTGTTCAAAATGCTCCCTCCAGAAGGCTGTTGTAAGTAAAACCCAGGACATTTCTCACAGTGTTAGCTTTTCTCTGTCACAAGACAAAACAAAGTGAACACATTGGTTTTTATAGCTCAGGATTATATCAGTAATTTGTTTCTGCGCTTTCATGCAATTAGTAACCCAGCTAATAAAGGGCTGTGCTCTGCACAGAGGCTGACAtccatgtgtttgcaggatttagTCCAAAATTCTGATACAAATACAATGCAATGAGTTTATTTAAGGGCAAACTTCTGCTGGCGTGTGCTATTGCTGGCCATGTGAGACAGTCCTTTAGCTGTTGGCGGATGCCACGTCTGCTTCAGTGACTACCTGTGATTTACAGTCAACTCTTTTTCCCTTCCCACCGTGGGTCAGACTGATGCAGCAGAACTTTCCCCACTAGGGAAATTAGAGGGGCGTTCTCCAGACATCAGGTAGAACTAGCTCGCTAGCGCTAGAAATTGCCTTTTTCATGGAGATAGGAGACAGACAGGTTTTTCTTCAAGACCAGGCCCCAGTTTCCCAACTGAGCAGAAAATAACCCTCTCCTCTACATTTGGGTCATATTGGACTAACTCAAAATAGTGAGAAAAGAGGAAGTGGATCCGATTTTATATTTTCAATGCCTCTCCGCTGGTGTCGAGAATTGGTAGACGATCATCCCAGTGCTACCCCGTTCAAGATTATCCTATAAAATCACTGAAATAGATGTAGGTTCTACACTAGGGTTATCTAAAGTGGTGGGAAATGGTGATGATAAATagtttcaaaaggaaaataaatgatattcttgTGAATTTAAACCTTCAATTAAGTGTGCTGTAAATTTCTCTAAAAAACTGTGTTTGTAGGTAACCTAGAAAGAAAATTGCATCAAATTTAACAGgaaaaacattaatattttaatcacatttaaatattaaattataactATGTTGGGATAACAACCTGACACTgaataactttattttctttttaatactgCCCCTCCACTTAGTCACTAGATTTTTCAAACCCGTAGGTGCTGTCAGTAAGTTCTAATGTGAAGCCACACATACACGTAAGTATGTATATACTCATTTACACACCCAAGAGGTTGCAATTTGAACATGTAACCACAGACTGATGAAATGATTAACGTCACCTGGCATGTGGGTGATGCTAAAGGCCAACTAGCTCAGCATATCTGGGCaattttgtcagttttcagacttAGCAGGCAAAGGCCACCCTATACTGATAGATCCTTTGTATCTACAGTAAATATTCCAGGAAgtaggtttgtttatttttctcccccAAGTCCCCATTTCCTTTAGGAAACCCAGTTCTTCCTGTAACTTTACAGACTCATTTGTTTTCTCTTGTATTCAGAAACAGCTAAAAATCCTGGCCCGGATTTTGTCTCTGGGATCCTGGTGCAGATCTCTCTGCCAGTGCCCTTCTCTGCTATTGAGTACACCCCTCTGCTGTCCCTTGACAGGAGCTGGAACAATGACAGGTGCACTGAGCAGACTGCTCCCTCTCAATGATCTGCTTAACATGGCCCCAAGCCACATTAACTTCTgtccagaataactccatgctACTAAACCACTTCAGGGGATTCCTgaacagctgcagctgggagataCCCTGTCACCATGACTCCACTGGAACATGCTGACAAGAAAATAGGGGAGAACTGCAGGAGTCTGATAGGTGGTAACAGCCGTGGCTTCCCATCCACCCTGATGTTTGGGACTAACCCCCCTGCTCATTCTTCAAGATCTGGGAGGGCTTAACAAATCTGATTGAAGCTCAAAAGGGAGTTTAAAGGCACTCTCCTCCCCTTGGCACTTTCACACACCCTTGGCACTTTCACACAGGTAGTCAAACTgtggggtcaaattctgcttaTTGCCTCCATGACTTCAAGGCGTAAAGACGACCACAATTTGGGCCTGCTGCATTGGAGAAATAAGGAGcaatagcttttattttaaaagaaacctgtaatgtcagcacagctgaggatAGGACTTAACTCTAACACACAGGCAAAAGCCAATCTGAAATATCAGCTTGAATCAACTGTTTCATCCTTGGACAAAAATAAAGTTCGTAAATGCCTGAATTGTTTAATGAGACCTTTCATGTGGTCCCCTAAGAACACAATCAAAAGACAATTTTTCTCATAACTGCAGTGGTAGCATTGAAGGAATGGGTACAGGCAAATATAATATATCCACTCCTTACACTGTTATTGGGTCTAAATGGAGAGAAGGTAAGAAGAAATTGACAGGTGACCTCCTTTGACCAGATTAATATCTATTTTCTACACAGCAGTTTAACTGCCTAAAAGTAACAAACCACCACAACTGACACGATAGCTTTATCAGAAGGCGAAGGACTGAGTGTCCAGTGAGTCAACTGCTTCCACTATTTGAAGCAGCTGTTTTCCACGTAATCATTCAGATGCACAGGCACAGAGGAAGCTTATACTACTGATGTTCATGCCTTACCAATTCTGTGGATAAATCAGAGTCTTCTGTCTCTAGGGCTGTCAACCCAATTAAAAAACCCACTAGTTTGGACCCTTCAGTTCAATTCTCAGATGTCAAGATCTAACTAAATGAACATCAATTGATTCTATATTAAACTTACCTTGAAGTGTGATTTGAGTCGCTGGTCTTTGTTGTAGTATTCCCAGACTGTATACTGTTTGCTTCACTAGGAGGATCTTTTACAATATCTGACTTTGGTCTGTAAAAGTAGGAAAAATTTATTATTATAGGTTTTCTTGCTGATTAATGTGCACTATTGCTTGGCAAGACAACCAATCACTGATAAAGCTTAAATAGTGAATAACTAACTGTACACCTAACTAGTGTCCCCCTGAAACTTACTTAGTCTTTTTACTGGTGTTCTTCTTCGTAACACTTggactgatttctttttctttgtcaggcttttctttgtcttgtttttccactttctctttcttctcctttttagGTGGTGGGGGTGTGGCATATTGCTGGGCAACTTGTTGGGCAACCAGCTGAGAGTTTATTCTAGGTTTtctataaagagaaaaaaataagacCCACAATCAATGATTTAATAAAGGACATGTCATTTCAAATGTAGCAGAAGCACCATTAAGATCCATTTCATTGTTTATGGAAGGATATTTGACTTTCAGGTACAGAGTATATTTCCTTACTTAGTATCACGTATTACCAGCTACCAGCAAGTATGAAATTTTCAAACTAAAATTTGATAGCCCTACAAACTGGAATTTCATTGGTACTAATCCACAGTCCAGGAACCCTTCTCAATATTTCTAACAAATATAATGCTCTTTTTCCACATGCTTCACAAATTTACACTCTTTTAAATCTTTCAGAATTACATGGACAGACAGCTTTCAAACATCTAGACTTAAAGTGCGAtctcattttattaaaaagacaTTGGTAATATGttaaatacagaaaaacaaaattagtAAGGTGTCATTCACATTTAGATATTCAGAATAAGTTCTAGTTCCCTGAAGCAGTGGACTTGGCCTCGACAACAGATAAAGAGCAACAGAAGGTTTACTGATAAAGAGCAACTAAGACTTACTGTGTCCCACCAAAGGCTCAGATTGTAATTCATggcaaacaacaaaacaaatgggACATTCACTGTACCACGAAGTGTCACGTCTGTCTGTGCCAATCTCCAACTAGCACTCACTCCCAACACAACTGTTTACAAACTCCAAATAGTATTCAGTAATCTTTACAATGTATATTCATTTAGacaaaaaggacaacaaaaactGAAGGATGCTCTTTCTGGAATATTATATCCTCAGTCAAAGACCCTAGTGAGCTGACTTGCTGTAACTGAGATCAAGAAGTCTAAAATGGTCGATTGCTGTCCAGGTGAGGGTCAAAAAAGACAACTTGAGGTGAAATGGCTGGTTTCTGCTGTGACTAAAGGCTAGTAGGTTTGGGTTTTTGAGGGAGATAATGTGATTAAGGGGGCAGGCAGTGTgcaggcaaaaataaaaaagagaaaaggttaCATtacagaggggaaatgggaagagAAGAGGTAAACAAATTACTCTGTCTTTTTAGccagatttttatttcaaatgtttcAAGCAGAAATCTAACCCACCAGATGGTTAACAATTCTGTGCTGAGTGCTCTCCGTAGAAATTCATACACTCATCCCTTCTATAATCCTCATTCCTGCCTTCATCTCCTCTCACCTTGACAACTGTgtattttccttctctctggcctctcCAAAGCCCAGCATGTGCAAACTGCTGACTTCCTTCTCATGTGTTCAAAGCAGCACTAACACATCCTCCCTATTGTCAAACAACTCCAGTGGCTCCctattttttatttcaagttcAAGTTCAAAATTATTCTGGTTTACAAAACGTCTCTATGAATGTTTCCTAggacaaaaattttcaaaagcgtctaAATGGATTAGGATCCTCAGTCTCACTAAAAATCAATGGAACTCAGGCTCCCAAATCACTcaaggacttttgaaaattttaccagatATGCTCTGTGGACTTAGCTGCCTCTCTATTTCCCTTACCTAGCACCACCCTTTGCTCACTCTCTGCAAACTCCTTGGACTGTAGAGAGAGCATTCACCTCTGCAGCTCTAGCCATTCCTAACAGCCTCCTTCACACTG encodes:
- the LOC102929615 gene encoding RING1 and YY1-binding protein — protein: MTMGDKKSPTRPKRQAKPAADEGFWDCSVCTFRNSAEAFKCSICDVRKGTSTRKPRINSQLVAQQVAQQYATPPPPKKEKKEKVEKQDKEKPDKEKEISPSVTKKNTSKKTKPKSDIVKDPPSEANSIQSGNTTTKTSDSNHTSRPRLKNVDRSTAQQLAVTVGNVTVIITDFKEKTRSSSTSSSTVTSSAGSEQQNQSSSGSESTDKGSSRSSTPKGDMSAVNDESF